In the Helicoverpa zea isolate HzStark_Cry1AcR chromosome 27, ilHelZeax1.1, whole genome shotgun sequence genome, one interval contains:
- the LOC124643457 gene encoding histone H3-like produces MARTKQTARKSTGGKAPRKQLATKAARKSAPATGGVKKPHRYRPGTVALREIRRYQKSTELLIRKLPFQRLVREIAQDFKTDLRFQSSAVMALQEASEAYLVGLFEDTNLCAIHAKRVTIMPKDIQLARRVRGERA; encoded by the coding sequence ATGGCACGAACGAAACAAACAGCTCGAAAGTCCACCGGGGGGAAAGCCCCAAGGAAGCAGTTAGCCACCAAAGCGGCAAGAAAGAGTGCTCCAGCAACCGGCGGAGTGAAGAAACCGCATAGATACAGACCGGGGACTGTAGCTTTGCGAGAAATCCGACGCTACCAGAAGAGTACGGAACTTCTCATCAGAAAGCTGCCGTTTCAACGTCTTGTTCGAGAGATAGCTCAAGACTTCAAGACGGATCTCCGGTTCCAGAGCTCTGCGGTCATGGCGTTACAGGAAGCTAGTGAAGCGTACCTAGTAGGCCTGTTTGAGGACACGAATTTGTGTGCGATACACGCCAAGCGGGTCACCATCATGCCGAAAGATATCCAGTTGGCTAGAAGAGTCCGTGGCGAGAGAGCTTGA